A window from Chiroxiphia lanceolata isolate bChiLan1 chromosome 3, bChiLan1.pri, whole genome shotgun sequence encodes these proteins:
- the EPRS1 gene encoding bifunctional glutamate/proline--tRNA ligase isoform X3 — protein sequence MAALSLTVDAGSPPLGALLTVEHVKNDVEISVEEGKETILRVSEHVSFTDVNSIARYLARVAASAGLYGSNLLEHTEIDHWLEFSATKLSAATQFLSAVQELNHCLSLRTYLVGNSLSLADLCVWAVLKDNNVWQEQLQQNKAPVHAKRWFTFLEVQHAFRSVGAKWAAGTPKVKMATEKEKKADVGKFVELPGAEMGKVIVRFPPEASGYLHIGHAKAALLNQHYQVNFKGKLIMRFDDTNPEKEKEDFEKVILEDVAMLHIKPDQFTYTSDHFETIMKYAEKLIQEGKAYVDDTPAEQMKAEREQRMESKHRNNCVNKNLQMWEEMKKGTEYGQTCCLRAKIDMSSNNGCMRDPTLYRCKNQPHPRTGSTYKVYPTYDFACPIVDSIEGVTHALRTTEYHDRDEQFYWIIEALGIRKPYIWEYSRLNLNNTVLSKRKLTWFVNEGLVDGWDDPRFPTVRGVLRRGMTVEGLKQFIAAQGSSRSVVNMEWDKIWSFNKKLRAICKKVIDPVAPRYTALLKDAVVPVNIPEAQEEMKEVAKHPKNADVGLKPVWYSSRVLIEGADAETLTEGEVVTFINWGNIIITKLNRNSSGKIVSINAKLNLDNKDFKKTTKITWLAETPRAPLIPTVCVNYEHLITKPVLGKDEDFKQYINRNSKQEELMLGDPCLRDLKKGDIIQLQRRGFFICDQPYEPVSPYSCKDAPCILIYIPDGHTKEMPTSGSKEKTKAETAKKEASSAVKGKSAPLVGHTSTPTCSVSEGHLIIYNRVSAQGDTVRDLKAKKAAKEDIDKAVKQLLALKAEYKEKTGQEYKPGNPPVSIPAQSSKLETSGTLDSKALYDKVAAQGEVVRKLKAEKASKEKIDEAVKILLSLKAEYKQKTGQEYKPGNPPSAPPCISSSALPSSVCCSNLATCSLVDGKALYDNVAQQGEVVRRLKAEKASKDQIDEAVKLLLSLKADYKEKTGQEYKPGHPPAAQGALPQAPNTVPSGPDTPEAKALFSKVALQGDEVRKLKAEKADKEKIDVAVKELLQLKAQYKSVAGVDYKPVSASGVDDKDKKKKEKENKSEKQSKQQKQNDGPKKEPLQGQGGNERSSDGSGEGQGPKKQTRLGLEVKKEENLSEWFSQVITKAEMIEYYDVSGCYVLRPWAHAIWEAIRDFFDAEIKKLGVENCYFPMFVSQAALETEKSHIADFAPEVAWVTRSGKTELAEPIAIRPTSETVMYPSYAKWVQSHRDLPIKLNQWCSVVRWEFKHPQPFLRTREFLWQEGHTAFATYEEAAEEVLQILDLYAQVYEDLLAIPVVKGRKTEKEKFAGGDYTTTLEAFISASGRAIQGATSHHLGQNFSKMFEIVFEDPKKPGEKQFAYQNSWGLTTRTIGVMTMIHGDNMGLVLPPRVACIQVVIIPCGITNSLSEEDRGALLKKCNEYCSRLLSVKIRVRADLRDNYSPGWKFNHWELKGVPVRVEVGPRDMKSQQFVAVRRDTGQKLTLSEHEAEDKLKQILEEIHANLYSRASEDLRSHMVVANNMEDFQKELDSGKIVQIPFCGEVECEDWIKKTTARDQDLEPGAPSMGAKSLCIPFQPLRELQRGERCVCGKNPAKFYTLFGRSY from the exons ATTGACCATTGGCTGGAGTTCAGTGCCACAAAGTTATCTGCTGCCACCCAGTTTCTTTCAGCAGTCCAAGAGCTGAACCACTGTCTGTCCCTAAGAACCTACTTGGTCGGGAACTCCCTGAGCCTTGCAGACTTGTGTGTCTGGGCTGTACTAAAAG atAATAATGTATGGCAAGAGCAattacagcaaaacaaagctcCTGTGCATGCAAAGCGATGGTTCACCTTCCTGGAGGTACAGCATGCTTTTCGGTCAGTAGGAGCCAAGTGGGCTGCTGGTACACCAAAGGTTAAAATG gcaacagaaaaagaaaagaaagcgGATGTTGGGAAGTTTGTTGAACTTCCTGGTGCAGAGATGGGAAAGGTCATTGTAAGGTTCCCTCCTGAAGCAAGTGG GTATCTGCATATTGGTCATGCCAAAGCTGCCCTGCTAAATCAGCACTACCAggttaattttaaaggaaaacttaTTATGAGATTTGATGACACAAatccagaaaaagagaaagaagactTTGAGAAG GTTATTCTTGAAGACGTTGCAATGCTGCACATCAAACCAGATCAATTTACATATACCTCAGACCACTTTGAAACAATAATGAAATATGCTGAGAAGCTTATTCAAGAAGGGAAGGCATATGTGGATGATACTCCTGCAGAACAAATGAAAGCGGAGCGTGAGCAGAGAATGGAAtctaaacacagaaataact GTGTTAATAAAAATCTACAAATgtgggaagaaatgaaaaagggaaCAGAATACGGACAAACTTGTTGTCTACGAGCAAAAATAGATATGAGTAGTAATAATGGATGTATGAGGGATCCAACTCTTTATCGTTGTAAAAACCAGCCTCACCCTCGTACTGGAAGTACCTACAA agtttATCCCACATATGACTTTGCCTGCCCTATTGTTGATAGTATTGAAGGTGTCACACATGCATTGAGAACGACTGAATACCATGACAGAGATGAACAATTCTACTGGATCATCGAGGCACTGGGCATAAGGAAACCATATATATGGGAGTATAGCAGGCTAAACCTCAACAACACTGTGCTCTCTAAGAGAAAGCTTACGTGGTTTGTCAACGAAGGGCTTGTGGATGGATG GGATGACCCAAGATTTCCCACTGTACGTGGTGTCTTAAGAAGAGGCATGACAGTTGAAGGGCTAAAACAATTTATTGCTGCTCAG ggctCCTCTCGATCTGTTGTGAATATGGAGTGGGATAAAATTTGGTCCTTTAATAAAAAG cTGCGAGCTATCTGTAAGAAG gtTATAGACCCAGTAGCACCTCGGTACACTGCTTTACTGAAAGATGCAGTGGTCCCAGTAAATATTCCTGAAGCTCAAGAGGAGATGAAAGAAGTGGCTAAACATCCAAAG AATGCCGATGTTGGGTTGAAACCTGTGTGGTACAGCTCCAGAGTCCTGATCGAGGGCGCAGATGCAGAGACCCTGACAGAGGGAGAGGTTGTTACATTCATAAATTGGGGCAATATTATCATCACCAAACTAAACAG aAATTCAAGTGGAAAAATTGTGTCCATCAATGCCAAGTTGAATTTGGATAATAAGGACTtcaaaaaaacaactaagaTCACTTGGTTAGCAGAAACTCCACGTGCACCCCTCATCCCAACTGTCTGTGTTAATTATGAGCATCTGATCACTAAGCCAGTTTTAGGCAAGGATGAAGACTTCAAGCAATATATCAACCGAAATAGCAAG CAAGAAGAACTGATGTTGGGTGATCCTTGCCTTAGAGACTTAAAAAAAGGGGACATCATCCAACTTCAGAGGAGAGGATTCTTTATTTGTGATCAGCCCTATGAGCCAGTGAG TCCTTACAGCTGTAAGGATGCTCCGTGCATTTTGATTTACATCCCTGATGGACACACTAAGGAAATGCCAACATCTGGgtcaaaagagaaaaccaaagctGAAACTGCAAAGAAAGAG gctaGTTCAGctgtaaaaggaaaatctgcTCCACTTGTTGGTCACACCTCTACTCCAACCTGTAGTGTATCTGAAGGTCACCTGATCATTTACAACAGGGTGTCTGCACAGGGTGATACAGTTCGTGACTTGAAAGCTAAGAAGGCAGCAAAGGAAGATATTGATAAAGCTGTGAAACAACTGCTGGCCTTGAAAGcagaatacaaagaaaagaCAGGCCAGGAGTATAAGCCTGGAAATCCTCCAGTGTCCATACCTGCACAGTCATCAAAGCTTGAGACCTCTGGTACCCTGGACAGTAAAGCTCTGTATGATAAAGTAGCAGCACAAGGAGAAGTGGTCCGAAAACTGAAAGCTGAGAAAGCATCTAAg gaaaaaatagaTGAGGCTGTGAAAATTCTTTTAAGCCTAAAAGCAGAATATAAACAAAAGACAGGTCAAGAGTACAAGCCTGGAAATCCACCTTCAGCTCCTCCTTGTATATCTTCTTCTGCACTTCCATCTTCTGTATGCTGCAGTAACTTGGCAACCTGTAGCTTAGTGGATGGGAAAGCACTTTATGATAATGTAGctcaacaaggggaagtggtACGCAGGCTCAAAGCAGAGAAAGCTTCCAAG GACCAAATAGATGAAGCAGTAAAACTCCTCCTCTCTCTAAAAGCTGACTACAAGGAAAAGACTGGGCAGGAGTACAAGCCAGGACATCCACCAGCAGCTCAAGGGGCTTTGCCTCAGGCACCAAACACAGTACCCAGTGGTCCAGACACTCCTGAAGCTAAAGCCTTGTTTAGCAAAGTAGCTCTTCAAGGAGATGAAGTtaggaaattaaaagcagaaaaagcagataaG gaAAAGATAGATGTAGCTGTTAAGGAACTTCTTCAGCTGAAGGCCCAGTATAAGTCTGTTGCAGGAGTTGACTATAAGCCAGTTTCTGCTAGTGGTGTAGATGACAAagacaagaagaagaaagagaaagagaacaagtCTGAAAAGCAGAGTAAGCAACAGAAGCAAAATGATGGCCCTAAAAAAGAACCTTTGCAAGGACAGGGTGGTAATGAGCGTTCCTCAGATGGATCAGGAGAGGGTCAAGGCCCGAAGAAACAAACAAG GTTGGGTCTAgaagttaaaaaagaagaaaatctttcagaGTGGTTCTCTCAG GTGATCACAAAAGCAGAGATGATTGAATACTATGATGTGAGTGGCTGTTATGTTCTTCGTCCTTGGGCTCATGCTATTTGGGAAGCTATCAGAGACTTCTTCGATGCAGAGATCAAGAAACTTGGAGTGGAAAACTGTTACTTCCCCATGTTTGTGTCCCAGGCTGCCTTAGAGACAGAGAAGTCTCATATTGCTGACTTTGCTCCTGAG gtTGCTTGGGTCACAAGATCTGGGAAAACAGAACTGGCTGAACCAATTGCTATACGTCCCACTAGTGAAACAG TCATGTATCCTTCCTATGCCAAGTGGGTGCAGTCACACAGGGATCTTCCCATCAAGCTGAATCAGTGGTGCAGTGTTGTG CGCTGGGAGTTCAAACATCCCCAACCCTTCCTTCGCACTCGTGAGTTCCTTTGGCAAGAGGGTCATACAGCATTTGCAACAtatgaagaagcagcagaggag GTGTTGCAGATACTTGATCTGTATGCTCAAGTGTATGAAGATCTCCTAGCAATACCTGTTgtgaaaggaaggaagacagagaaggagaaatttgCTGGGGGTGATTATACAACCACTTTAGAGGCATTTATATCTGCCAGTGGAAGAGCTATCCAG GGAGCAACATCACATCATCTAGGGCAGAATTTCTCAAAGATGTTTGAAATTGTATTTGAAGATCCCAAGAAACCAGGAGAAAAACAGTTTGCTTATCAGAATTCCTGGGGCCTTACAACTCGAACTATCGGTGTAATGACAATGATTCATGGAGATAACATGGGATTGGTACTCCCACCTCGTGTAGCCTGTATTCAG GTTGTAATTATTCCTTGTGGCATCACAAATTCCCTTTCTGAAGAGGACAGAGGGGCTCTATTGAAGAAATGTAATGAGTACTGTAGTAGGCTGCTTAGTGTTAAAATCCGTGTCCGGGCTGATTTACGAGACAACTACTCACCTGGTTGGAAGTTCAACCACTGGGAACTTAAG ggTGTTCCAGTCAGGGTTGAAGTGGGACCACGAGACATGAAGAGCCAACAGTTTGTAGCTGTTAGAAGAGACACGGGACAGAAGCTGACCTTATCTGAACATGAAGCAGAAGATAAACTGAAGCAGATTTTGGAGGAGATCCATGCTAACCTTTACAGCAG AGCGTCTGAGGACCTAAGAAGTCATATGGTGGTGGCCAATAATATGGAGGACTTTCAGAAAGAGCTTGATTCAGGAAAG
- the EPRS1 gene encoding bifunctional glutamate/proline--tRNA ligase isoform X4, with the protein MAALSLTVDAGSPPLGALLTVEHVKNDVEISVEEGKETILRVSEHVSFTDVNSIARYLARVAASAGLYGSNLLEHTEIDHWLEFSATKLSAATQFLSAVQELNHCLSLRTYLVGNSLSLADLCVWAVLKDNNVWQEQLQQNKAPVHAKRWFTFLEVQHAFRSVGAKWAAGTPKVKMATEKEKKADVGKFVELPGAEMGKVIVRFPPEASGYLHIGHAKAALLNQHYQVNFKGKLIMRFDDTNPEKEKEDFEKVILEDVAMLHIKPDQFTYTSDHFETIMKYAEKLIQEGKAYVDDTPAEQMKAEREQRMESKHRNNCVNKNLQMWEEMKKGTEYGQTCCLRAKIDMSSNNGCMRDPTLYRCKNQPHPRTGSTYKVYPTYDFACPIVDSIEGVTHALRTTEYHDRDEQFYWIIEALGIRKPYIWEYSRLNLNNTVLSKRKLTWFVNEGLVDGWDDPRFPTVRGVLRRGMTVEGLKQFIAAQGSSRSVVNMEWDKIWSFNKKVIDPVAPRYTALLKDAVVPVNIPEAQEEMKEVAKHPKNADVGLKPVWYSSRVLIEGADAETLTEGEVVTFINWGNIIITKLNRNSSGKIVSINAKLNLDNKDFKKTTKITWLAETPRAPLIPTVCVNYEHLITKPVLGKDEDFKQYINRNSKQEELMLGDPCLRDLKKGDIIQLQRRGFFICDQPYEPVSPYSCKDAPCILIYIPDGHTKEMPTSGSKEKTKAETAKKEASSAVKGKSAPLVGHTSTPTCSVSEGHLIIYNRVSAQGDTVRDLKAKKAAKEDIDKAVKQLLALKAEYKEKTGQEYKPGNPPVSIPAQSSKLETSGTLDSKALYDKVAAQGEVVRKLKAEKASKEKIDEAVKILLSLKAEYKQKTGQEYKPGNPPSAPPCISSSALPSSVCCSNLATCSLVDGKALYDNVAQQGEVVRRLKAEKASKDQIDEAVKLLLSLKADYKEKTGQEYKPGHPPAAQGALPQAPNTVPSGPDTPEAKALFSKVALQGDEVRKLKAEKADKEKIDVAVKELLQLKAQYKSVAGVDYKPVSASGVDDKDKKKKEKENKSEKQSKQQKQNDGPKKEPLQGQGGNERSSDGSGEGQGPKKQTRLGLEVKKEENLSEWFSQVITKAEMIEYYDVSGCYVLRPWAHAIWEAIRDFFDAEIKKLGVENCYFPMFVSQAALETEKSHIADFAPEVAWVTRSGKTELAEPIAIRPTSETVMYPSYAKWVQSHRDLPIKLNQWCSVVRWEFKHPQPFLRTREFLWQEGHTAFATYEEAAEEVLQILDLYAQVYEDLLAIPVVKGRKTEKEKFAGGDYTTTLEAFISASGRAIQGATSHHLGQNFSKMFEIVFEDPKKPGEKQFAYQNSWGLTTRTIGVMTMIHGDNMGLVLPPRVACIQVVIIPCGITNSLSEEDRGALLKKCNEYCSRLLSVKIRVRADLRDNYSPGWKFNHWELKGVPVRVEVGPRDMKSQQFVAVRRDTGQKLTLSEHEAEDKLKQILEEIHANLYSRASEDLRSHMVVANNMEDFQKELDSGKIVQIPFCGEVECEDWIKKTTARDQDLEPGAPSMGAKSLCIPFQPLRELQRGERCVCGKNPAKFYTLFGRSY; encoded by the exons ATTGACCATTGGCTGGAGTTCAGTGCCACAAAGTTATCTGCTGCCACCCAGTTTCTTTCAGCAGTCCAAGAGCTGAACCACTGTCTGTCCCTAAGAACCTACTTGGTCGGGAACTCCCTGAGCCTTGCAGACTTGTGTGTCTGGGCTGTACTAAAAG atAATAATGTATGGCAAGAGCAattacagcaaaacaaagctcCTGTGCATGCAAAGCGATGGTTCACCTTCCTGGAGGTACAGCATGCTTTTCGGTCAGTAGGAGCCAAGTGGGCTGCTGGTACACCAAAGGTTAAAATG gcaacagaaaaagaaaagaaagcgGATGTTGGGAAGTTTGTTGAACTTCCTGGTGCAGAGATGGGAAAGGTCATTGTAAGGTTCCCTCCTGAAGCAAGTGG GTATCTGCATATTGGTCATGCCAAAGCTGCCCTGCTAAATCAGCACTACCAggttaattttaaaggaaaacttaTTATGAGATTTGATGACACAAatccagaaaaagagaaagaagactTTGAGAAG GTTATTCTTGAAGACGTTGCAATGCTGCACATCAAACCAGATCAATTTACATATACCTCAGACCACTTTGAAACAATAATGAAATATGCTGAGAAGCTTATTCAAGAAGGGAAGGCATATGTGGATGATACTCCTGCAGAACAAATGAAAGCGGAGCGTGAGCAGAGAATGGAAtctaaacacagaaataact GTGTTAATAAAAATCTACAAATgtgggaagaaatgaaaaagggaaCAGAATACGGACAAACTTGTTGTCTACGAGCAAAAATAGATATGAGTAGTAATAATGGATGTATGAGGGATCCAACTCTTTATCGTTGTAAAAACCAGCCTCACCCTCGTACTGGAAGTACCTACAA agtttATCCCACATATGACTTTGCCTGCCCTATTGTTGATAGTATTGAAGGTGTCACACATGCATTGAGAACGACTGAATACCATGACAGAGATGAACAATTCTACTGGATCATCGAGGCACTGGGCATAAGGAAACCATATATATGGGAGTATAGCAGGCTAAACCTCAACAACACTGTGCTCTCTAAGAGAAAGCTTACGTGGTTTGTCAACGAAGGGCTTGTGGATGGATG GGATGACCCAAGATTTCCCACTGTACGTGGTGTCTTAAGAAGAGGCATGACAGTTGAAGGGCTAAAACAATTTATTGCTGCTCAG ggctCCTCTCGATCTGTTGTGAATATGGAGTGGGATAAAATTTGGTCCTTTAATAAAAAG gtTATAGACCCAGTAGCACCTCGGTACACTGCTTTACTGAAAGATGCAGTGGTCCCAGTAAATATTCCTGAAGCTCAAGAGGAGATGAAAGAAGTGGCTAAACATCCAAAG AATGCCGATGTTGGGTTGAAACCTGTGTGGTACAGCTCCAGAGTCCTGATCGAGGGCGCAGATGCAGAGACCCTGACAGAGGGAGAGGTTGTTACATTCATAAATTGGGGCAATATTATCATCACCAAACTAAACAG aAATTCAAGTGGAAAAATTGTGTCCATCAATGCCAAGTTGAATTTGGATAATAAGGACTtcaaaaaaacaactaagaTCACTTGGTTAGCAGAAACTCCACGTGCACCCCTCATCCCAACTGTCTGTGTTAATTATGAGCATCTGATCACTAAGCCAGTTTTAGGCAAGGATGAAGACTTCAAGCAATATATCAACCGAAATAGCAAG CAAGAAGAACTGATGTTGGGTGATCCTTGCCTTAGAGACTTAAAAAAAGGGGACATCATCCAACTTCAGAGGAGAGGATTCTTTATTTGTGATCAGCCCTATGAGCCAGTGAG TCCTTACAGCTGTAAGGATGCTCCGTGCATTTTGATTTACATCCCTGATGGACACACTAAGGAAATGCCAACATCTGGgtcaaaagagaaaaccaaagctGAAACTGCAAAGAAAGAG gctaGTTCAGctgtaaaaggaaaatctgcTCCACTTGTTGGTCACACCTCTACTCCAACCTGTAGTGTATCTGAAGGTCACCTGATCATTTACAACAGGGTGTCTGCACAGGGTGATACAGTTCGTGACTTGAAAGCTAAGAAGGCAGCAAAGGAAGATATTGATAAAGCTGTGAAACAACTGCTGGCCTTGAAAGcagaatacaaagaaaagaCAGGCCAGGAGTATAAGCCTGGAAATCCTCCAGTGTCCATACCTGCACAGTCATCAAAGCTTGAGACCTCTGGTACCCTGGACAGTAAAGCTCTGTATGATAAAGTAGCAGCACAAGGAGAAGTGGTCCGAAAACTGAAAGCTGAGAAAGCATCTAAg gaaaaaatagaTGAGGCTGTGAAAATTCTTTTAAGCCTAAAAGCAGAATATAAACAAAAGACAGGTCAAGAGTACAAGCCTGGAAATCCACCTTCAGCTCCTCCTTGTATATCTTCTTCTGCACTTCCATCTTCTGTATGCTGCAGTAACTTGGCAACCTGTAGCTTAGTGGATGGGAAAGCACTTTATGATAATGTAGctcaacaaggggaagtggtACGCAGGCTCAAAGCAGAGAAAGCTTCCAAG GACCAAATAGATGAAGCAGTAAAACTCCTCCTCTCTCTAAAAGCTGACTACAAGGAAAAGACTGGGCAGGAGTACAAGCCAGGACATCCACCAGCAGCTCAAGGGGCTTTGCCTCAGGCACCAAACACAGTACCCAGTGGTCCAGACACTCCTGAAGCTAAAGCCTTGTTTAGCAAAGTAGCTCTTCAAGGAGATGAAGTtaggaaattaaaagcagaaaaagcagataaG gaAAAGATAGATGTAGCTGTTAAGGAACTTCTTCAGCTGAAGGCCCAGTATAAGTCTGTTGCAGGAGTTGACTATAAGCCAGTTTCTGCTAGTGGTGTAGATGACAAagacaagaagaagaaagagaaagagaacaagtCTGAAAAGCAGAGTAAGCAACAGAAGCAAAATGATGGCCCTAAAAAAGAACCTTTGCAAGGACAGGGTGGTAATGAGCGTTCCTCAGATGGATCAGGAGAGGGTCAAGGCCCGAAGAAACAAACAAG GTTGGGTCTAgaagttaaaaaagaagaaaatctttcagaGTGGTTCTCTCAG GTGATCACAAAAGCAGAGATGATTGAATACTATGATGTGAGTGGCTGTTATGTTCTTCGTCCTTGGGCTCATGCTATTTGGGAAGCTATCAGAGACTTCTTCGATGCAGAGATCAAGAAACTTGGAGTGGAAAACTGTTACTTCCCCATGTTTGTGTCCCAGGCTGCCTTAGAGACAGAGAAGTCTCATATTGCTGACTTTGCTCCTGAG gtTGCTTGGGTCACAAGATCTGGGAAAACAGAACTGGCTGAACCAATTGCTATACGTCCCACTAGTGAAACAG TCATGTATCCTTCCTATGCCAAGTGGGTGCAGTCACACAGGGATCTTCCCATCAAGCTGAATCAGTGGTGCAGTGTTGTG CGCTGGGAGTTCAAACATCCCCAACCCTTCCTTCGCACTCGTGAGTTCCTTTGGCAAGAGGGTCATACAGCATTTGCAACAtatgaagaagcagcagaggag GTGTTGCAGATACTTGATCTGTATGCTCAAGTGTATGAAGATCTCCTAGCAATACCTGTTgtgaaaggaaggaagacagagaaggagaaatttgCTGGGGGTGATTATACAACCACTTTAGAGGCATTTATATCTGCCAGTGGAAGAGCTATCCAG GGAGCAACATCACATCATCTAGGGCAGAATTTCTCAAAGATGTTTGAAATTGTATTTGAAGATCCCAAGAAACCAGGAGAAAAACAGTTTGCTTATCAGAATTCCTGGGGCCTTACAACTCGAACTATCGGTGTAATGACAATGATTCATGGAGATAACATGGGATTGGTACTCCCACCTCGTGTAGCCTGTATTCAG GTTGTAATTATTCCTTGTGGCATCACAAATTCCCTTTCTGAAGAGGACAGAGGGGCTCTATTGAAGAAATGTAATGAGTACTGTAGTAGGCTGCTTAGTGTTAAAATCCGTGTCCGGGCTGATTTACGAGACAACTACTCACCTGGTTGGAAGTTCAACCACTGGGAACTTAAG ggTGTTCCAGTCAGGGTTGAAGTGGGACCACGAGACATGAAGAGCCAACAGTTTGTAGCTGTTAGAAGAGACACGGGACAGAAGCTGACCTTATCTGAACATGAAGCAGAAGATAAACTGAAGCAGATTTTGGAGGAGATCCATGCTAACCTTTACAGCAG AGCGTCTGAGGACCTAAGAAGTCATATGGTGGTGGCCAATAATATGGAGGACTTTCAGAAAGAGCTTGATTCAGGAAAG